The stretch of DNA ATGATTAGAAGTTTGTTTTTTTTGAGGGTCTTGACAGCTAATTTAAAATCTGTAGTGATTAGACCCATTTTACGACTCAAGTTTTTTAAAAATGGTTGTGATTCCCAAAACGAATGTGCCATGGTCCTTGGAATTCTTTTCTTTTCTCGTAAAATTTCATTTTGAAGGACAGTTGCATCCCAACCTAATAATCCACTGTGATTAGGAACGACCATTACTCTACCTGAACGAGGGACATTTTCTAAACCCTCCGTTTGAAGCATTGTAAAATCCCGTAGATGATCGCCTATAAATCGAGGTATAGTGTGGAGAAGCAGATGTTCAGGACCTTTGATAAATGCCTTTTCTAGGGCTGATTTTAAATCTGGTGTTTTAAAAAATTCTCTGATGGCTTTTCTCCTAAATGAAACTGACTTCTTATTGTTTGAATCGGTTTTCTTTTAGTCAATGAAAAATTGGCATCAATTTAAATTTTGACCAAGTTTAAAAGAACTTTGATTCTAGAGATAGAAAACTTTTCCTCAAATCCAAATTATAAATTACTTCCAGAATTTTTTTACCTAGAGAGATCAATTTATTGACATTTCCTAGATTCAATCTAAGCAAAATCGGCGTTATATACCACTTCTCACAAATAGGTTCCACTATTTTTCCGGAAATTGGTATAGCTAGTATGGTTTTCAACTGGAATTCGATGAAGCAAATCCGAAACGATATGGATAAACCTTCTTTATTTGCTTATTCAAATTGTCTGAATCAAAATCAAAACAAGCGGTAAATATACCATTTGCCGTTTACTTTTAAAAAATAGGGATTATTCATATCTTTTTCTAATTTTTTGTTTTTCTTGAATTTTAATTTTCCTTCACAGGCTGTGTTACTTTCAAAAAATAAATCTACTTCAATTCCGCCAGATTTCTGTAAAAGTTCACGAACTGTTAATACGTCCTCGGATTTTTTCTGATTCACTAATTTTTCGTGATCGAAGAAATAAACTTCTAGGTAAGAGTCTTCTCTTTTAATTTCCTCTAAAATTTCTTTATATTCCCAAAGTCCTTTCACGTCTAAGTAGGCACCTCTTTCTTTTGAAATATATTTTACCATTTTAGATGCATTTTTTTCTTCTACTGCTTTCGCTAATTTGCGCAAAATACTCATTATCTGTTCAGAATCTTTTTTAGATATTTGGTTGCCATTTTTGTAAGTATTGTGAAGCTGAAAGTCCAACGAATTAGAATGAATGGAAAATAAAAAAAGAAAATTAAAAAGAAAAATATATTTTATGGGCAATTTGAATCGGTGTTTCATAAGGTTTCTTTTTTGCGTAACATAAGTTATATAATTAAATCAAGAAGAAGTAAGGAAGTCAATAGGAATTTATTTGAATTGGATTTACTTAGATTTCCAATAAATCCTAAGTAAAATTAGAAATCTTGCAATCATAAAAATGTATGACAGTAAACTAGAACTTTCTATAAAGGTATTATGTTTCCTAAATTTTTTTTCCTACCAATTTTTATTTTTTTTTATTTGTCTTCGATTACTTTATTTTCGAAAGAAATTATTGTTTATGGTGAGAGCAGTTGTAATCATTGTAATGACTTTAAAACTAACCTAGTTAATTCGGATATAAAATTTACCTACCACGAACTTTCTAACAATCCAGCAAAAATAGAAGAAATGCGCAAACATGCAAGAACCCTAAGTCCTAAAATATCTTCCGTTCCACTTCCATTAGTTATTCTTGAATCTAAAGTTTTTATTCGTCCTAATTTTTCTGAATTCATAAAAAGAATTCACTTCTCACCTCATTTTAAATCATTCAGTCAAAGAAATAAAATTACAATTTATAGTGTTCTAGAAAGTCCAGAAACTGCGAGGTTAATAGAAAATTTCCAAGCTCGTGGGATGTTATACGAATTTAAAAATGCTAGTGTTAGAGAATCTGAAAATGAAATAAGAGAGAAATTAGAAAAAAAGAAACTAGAAAATACTTACAAATTTCCCATTGTTGAAATTCGTGATAATATTTTTCAAGGTGCAAGTTTTAAGGATTTGTCTTCTATTATTAAGTAGGAAAGTTATTTTATTACTTTTTCTAAAAGACTTTCTAGTTCTTTTCCGGTTACAATTATGATCTTTCCTTCGTTTGCCTTTAAAACTTTTTTAGCGCCAGGAGTGAGCTCTGCTGATCCAATCACATAACCTTTAGTAGCCTCTTGTTCAGCCATTAAATTTAAAAGCTCAGTTAGAAAAACATCGGAAATAGTCATGTTTTTCCATTTTCGAATTCTAAAAATTGCACGAGAGTCTTCATCGTCTTTTTTAATGGATACATAATTTGCTCCTTCTGCTTCCAGAGCGGGTAATTCTCGTTTTACTTTGTATCCGTATTCGTTTAAAATTTTAATGCATACGTTTTTAAAAGCATTCCCCTTCATTGTATTTAGTTTGGAGATTTTATCAGGACTTAATTGATCTAGTTTAGAAATAATTTTTTGTCCGTCTTTGTTTATAATACCACGAATATTGATTGTTTCCGCTGCTTTCAGTCCGGAAATTTCGAAGTACCTTTCTTTTGGAAAAAGTCGTTCTGGAAGTTCCTTGATGGTATTTTTTAAATTAAATCCTCTTACAGATGTTTTGCCGGGAGTAGCTGTTCCGTCTTCTAAGTCCGCTTTGTATTGAGCAAGACTCATTATATCATAGTCTTCAACTCTTTCGGCTTCTGCTTCAATCAAATATTCACTCGCCTGCTCTAAATCATTTAATATTATACATAACATCGCATAATAAGAATTACACTCAGCAGCTTCTAAATGCCATTCGTTTCTTTTTGCTAATTCGATACAAATTTTGGCATTACCAAGTGCAGAAATATAATCACTTATGGATGAGTTTAAAGTCATTATAAACTGGGAAATAGTAAATTTTACAAGATCATCCGCTGTCATATCTAAAAGTGGACTTACAATGTCTATGGCTTCCTTGAACTTTCGAATTTTAGAAAGAGACAGTGCGTATAAAAATCCGGCAACGGGCGAGTTTGGATCCATATTAAATGCTTTTTCAAAATACTCAAAATCATTGTCCCGATTGAGCATTGCGGTTACTACACCTTTTGCGATAAAATAAGATTGAATTCTAACTTCTTCGTCTGGAATTTGGCGCATAAATTTATCTGCGATTTCAAAGTCTTTTTGTCCTACTGCCATGAACGATAGGCGAATCAATGCTTCCAGATTTACAGGGTCATAATTTAATGAATCAAGATAATTAAAAAAAGCCTCATCAAACATATCCTGCTGATAGTAAATATTTGCAATTCGATTGATTACTTGGATAGGAGGGTATTCTTTTTCGTATTTGCCAACTGCTTTTACTTTTTCTAAATAAGTGACTTCATTTAGTAAGTCATTTTCCATGGCGTAAACTTTCGAGAAGGTGAATAACATTCTCGAATCATTCGGGTCCATATCAAGTTGTTCGCGTAAAGTTGCTTTGGCATCTAAAAAATTTCCCATTGCAGCAAGGGCAAGTGCCTTTTCGACGATGTTTGCTTTTGTTCCAAAAAATATAAAATAGACAACGGCTAGAATACCCAATGCTAAGACTACTGCGACAAAAAGATAGATGTTCATAGATTAGTTTTTACCATTTATATTCAGCTAAATTACTTATCGGAAAAGTCGTATACGTAAACAATTCATTTATTGAATTTTACCCTTGCCGCGAAGGGTATCGTATATCGTGAATTTAGCAAGTACAAAATTTTTGAGGGATAAAACTTAATTGTCATATAAAAATATTATGTATTATTGAGAAATTCTCCATAAAAAATTGGGATTTTTGCCGAAAATAGGAATACATTACGGGGAATAAAGAGATATGCAAAACGTAGATTATTCTAGAAAATTAAAAAGAGATGATAGAAAATTTCATTCTACGGAGCCTAAAATTTCATTGGGAAAAAGCTCCAGAAGTTCCGGCAGCGGTTCTATTTTAAATCTCTTAAATTCAAACCACCAACCTTTGTCTTTTCTTTACCTTTTCATCGGGGCGATACTCTTTTTTACATCGGGGCTAGTAATAGGAATGAAAATTGACCAAAAGGAATCTTACTTTTTAGGGAATGAATCTAATACGTTTCGAAATGTAAATTCTTCAGACAATACACTGTCTGTTGAAACTCCCGAACAAACAAATTCTAGAGAGAGTAAAGCAGAACTTTCCGATGGAGACGGAGACGGATTTAACAATGAAGCGTCTTCTAAAAAAGTTACCAAAACTGCACTTCCAACGATTCATAAAGACTTAAAATTTCCTCCTAAATTAAACCAAACCAATTATATTATTCAGGTTGGGACTTTTAGTAGAGAAGAAGCAAATAAATGGGGTGCAAGCCTTATCAAAGACCAACAAGAATTTCAAGGAAGACTTTTTCGAACTTCTACCGGAAAACTTTATTTAGGTTATTATTACAATGTTAAAGACGCTAAGTTAGTGTTGAAACAAATTAAAAAATTCCGTGGCGGAGTATTCGAAGAAGCCTCAATTAAAAATATACAGTTTTAAGTTTTTGCGTAATATCAGATTTTCCTTGGATTTTATGAGAGGAAAATTTCGGTAAGTATACCAATTGCCAAACGTAATAACTCATTCATTTTAAATGAACCTTTTATTTGGCAAATGGGAATACCGAATTTTTTTCAAAGGGAAATTACTTTTAGAATACGGTATATAAAATCAAATATCTTTTTGTCTACGAGTGGACAATATGGTTTAGCCGCAGAGATATATTAATTACAAATCCACAACAAACCAATGTGCTTTTCCTGCTTGTAATCGGATAAACATTCCCCGTAAAAGCATTTCTGTTTCTCTTGAAAAAGTTTCTCCAGTAAGAATATCATTTAAAAATAATTCCTTATTCGGTAAACTTTTAATCAATGTTTGAATTTTTTCCGGTAACAACAAGGCTCCCATAATTTCGTGAGAATACGAATTAAAGATTAGAATTTCTAATATCTTTTCTTCTCTATTTAGGATCGTTCGTACGATACAATCTTTTAGAGAATACTCATCTGCATAAGGTTTTAATTGAAAAAGTTCTAATTCTAATTTTTTGTGTTTCCTTCTTTGAATAGCGGTAAATGCGCGGTTATAAAAATTTTCAGTCGTATTGTCTATTGGTTCTTCGGGGTTACGGGCTAATTGAACTGGAATTTTTATTTTTTTTCCTTCACTTTGTCCTTGGTGATATAGAATACTTCCAGGTAAAAAACTAAGTAGAGCAAAATTAGAATTAGAAAACTCACCAAATACAGAAGCTGCTCTTTCTTCGTCGTGATTTTCTATGAATCGAAGGGAGTGATTTTGATAATCTTCAGTAGCTTCTAAATGTAAACGAACTCCTTCTCCGTCATGGTTCTTTAATCTGTCGTATAACGTCTTGTCATATGTAAAATCAAACCCAAGTTGTTGTAAATCATACTCTCTATTCCAGTATACTTCAGCGATAAAAATAAATCCAGGTCGGAATTCCTTGATAGTTGTAATTAAATCTTTCCAGTAAGGAATAGCATTTACGCCGTGTGTTTTTTGGAATACATCTTCCAATGGTAACATTGCCATATCGCAACGTATCCCATCACAAACGTCTGCTAATTCTAAAATAATTTTTGTATGCAAACGAAGGGTTTCGGAATTAGAAAAATCCCATTGCACAGTATCTGTCCATCCATCATAATACGGATCACGACCATAAAAGTAAATTCGTCCATTTTTATGCAGGAAAGAATTTTTACAAACCGTTGCATTTGGTTCTTTTTTGTATAAAAACAAATCTGGATACTGGTCAATATAAGGCGAATCTATTGCCATATGATTGGGCACAAAATCCAAAATTAAATTTTTTCCAATTGTATTCAATTTATATCGGAATTGTTTTAACTCTAAAGAGTGCTCAGCAATAATAGGATTTGGTTTATATTCATAAACGGCATATGGAGAACCGATTAAATCAGATTCCTGTAAATCAGGTAGTGTTTTACGAAATTCATGACCTAATCCTTCGTGGTTCTTACAAATAGAAACTGAAGCTTTGGAAGGAGCCCAAACTCCCATCAGCCAAACTGCATCGGCGGCCAGAATTTCTTGGTTAAAGAAAAAGTTTTCAGGAGTTCGCAAAATCGAAACTCCATTTTTTATGCAAAAAATTCTTGTATTTAATTGATAAATAAAAAATTGATTAAGTTTATTATAATTCATAAGGACACCCGATTGAAACCAAAATTTACTTTAGTTATAAACCTATTCCTTCTAAGTTTATTAATTCATCCATTCTTTTCTTGTAAAAAAACAGAAAAAGTAGAAGAGAACCAGATACAAACAATCAAAGTAGACGAAATTCCTTGGACTGGAGATGAAACTACTATCCCGGACGCGTTGAAACAACCAAATCCAGTCGCATCTCCCAATGCTGTAAAAGGCGGAGCGTTTAAAATTTACAGCCATCAATTTCCAAAATCACTTAATTATTACTTAGAGCAAATGTCTACTACGGCTCGAATTTATACTTCGATGTTTGAGCCTTTAACGGCTAATCATCCTATAACACTAGAAAACATTCCTCATATTGCTAAAGAATGGAAAATTTCTAAAGATAAAAAGAAGTTTACTTTTATTATAGATCAAAATGCAAAATGGTCAGATGATAAGCCAATTACAGCGCATGACGTTCTTTTTACCTACAATACGATCATGGAGAAAAAGAACAATACAGCTATTTTCCGAATTGGTCTTTCTCGTTTTGAAGTTCCTGTGGTTATTGACGATTATACGATTGAATTTACTGCTAAAAATATTCACTGGGATAATTTCAATACTAT from Leptospiraceae bacterium encodes:
- a CDS encoding SPOR domain-containing protein — encoded protein: MQNVDYSRKLKRDDRKFHSTEPKISLGKSSRSSGSGSILNLLNSNHQPLSFLYLFIGAILFFTSGLVIGMKIDQKESYFLGNESNTFRNVNSSDNTLSVETPEQTNSRESKAELSDGDGDGFNNEASSKKVTKTALPTIHKDLKFPPKLNQTNYIIQVGTFSREEANKWGASLIKDQQEFQGRLFRTSTGKLYLGYYYNVKDAKLVLKQIKKFRGGVFEEASIKNIQF
- a CDS encoding alpha-amylase, translating into MNYNKLNQFFIYQLNTRIFCIKNGVSILRTPENFFFNQEILAADAVWLMGVWAPSKASVSICKNHEGLGHEFRKTLPDLQESDLIGSPYAVYEYKPNPIIAEHSLELKQFRYKLNTIGKNLILDFVPNHMAIDSPYIDQYPDLFLYKKEPNATVCKNSFLHKNGRIYFYGRDPYYDGWTDTVQWDFSNSETLRLHTKIILELADVCDGIRCDMAMLPLEDVFQKTHGVNAIPYWKDLITTIKEFRPGFIFIAEVYWNREYDLQQLGFDFTYDKTLYDRLKNHDGEGVRLHLEATEDYQNHSLRFIENHDEERAASVFGEFSNSNFALLSFLPGSILYHQGQSEGKKIKIPVQLARNPEEPIDNTTENFYNRAFTAIQRRKHKKLELELFQLKPYADEYSLKDCIVRTILNREEKILEILIFNSYSHEIMGALLLPEKIQTLIKSLPNKELFLNDILTGETFSRETEMLLRGMFIRLQAGKAHWFVVDL
- a CDS encoding restriction endonuclease, producing MNIYLFVAVVLALGILAVVYFIFFGTKANIVEKALALAAMGNFLDAKATLREQLDMDPNDSRMLFTFSKVYAMENDLLNEVTYLEKVKAVGKYEKEYPPIQVINRIANIYYQQDMFDEAFFNYLDSLNYDPVNLEALIRLSFMAVGQKDFEIADKFMRQIPDEEVRIQSYFIAKGVVTAMLNRDNDFEYFEKAFNMDPNSPVAGFLYALSLSKIRKFKEAIDIVSPLLDMTADDLVKFTISQFIMTLNSSISDYISALGNAKICIELAKRNEWHLEAAECNSYYAMLCIILNDLEQASEYLIEAEAERVEDYDIMSLAQYKADLEDGTATPGKTSVRGFNLKNTIKELPERLFPKERYFEISGLKAAETINIRGIINKDGQKIISKLDQLSPDKISKLNTMKGNAFKNVCIKILNEYGYKVKRELPALEAEGANYVSIKKDDEDSRAIFRIRKWKNMTISDVFLTELLNLMAEQEATKGYVIGSAELTPGAKKVLKANEGKIIIVTGKELESLLEKVIK